TACGGTAGCCATTATCCCACTCCTAAATCTTTCCGACTTTGTACTCTAAATGATAATTGAATGGGTGTCCGATTTTTAATGCGATAAGCCGAGAACCGGACAAACTCGTAGATCCTCTTCGCCAATGTTGGAAAGGCTTTTTACACTGAACGCACCGACCGTTTCCGGTCTTTTAACGCACAGCGACAGAGCAGGGGACTTGAGGAGCATCCCAGGGTGTCATGACCCAACCAACGTAGTGGAGTAACATTCCACTGAGGCTAATCAACCAGTTACCCTTGCAAGTCACCCCACAAGCCCCTCGATCCCGAAGGGTCGAGGGGGTGATTGACTTTTCAATACCCGAAAGGTTTTATTCCGCAAAGAATTGCTTACGGAAACCGCATACTTTATCCAATAACAACAAATTAATTATATCTGCAAAATTTCAGTAATGTCAAACTGTTGGCTATTTTTGAACTACTACATTAATGTAGAATTTATTACTAACTGTAAGTAATGATTAACAAATCAGATACTATACGTGAGCCCTCTTTGTCGAGGGAGAAAAATTTTCGGTTCGTGGCCGCGCTGTGCCATGAATTGTTTCAAGGACATTAAAAAGTTCCCGATACGCGGCTGCCCCAGGACTGGGCCGTGTCATATGGCTTAACACCCCGCCTGCCGGACCCATTTCTCGCAGCTGGGTATCCACCGGAATCACGCCTTCCCATACCCGTCCGGGAATTTCACCAAGCGGTACGGACGGACCGAGTGGATTCGAAGATCGCAAAGTTTCAAGGGTGTCTCGAGAAATACGGGTCCGTCGGTCATAAAAGGTCGGGACCACAAGGCATGGTAATGGCGGACGTCGAGTGCGATTAAGCATTGACAGGGTACGTGTCATTCGTTCTAGGCCGTGCAGTGCTAGGGGTTCGGTTTGAACCGGCACAATTAAATAGTCAGCCGCCGCCAGTGCATTAATCATCAACACTCCAAGCATTGGCGGACAATCCACTAAAACTCGATCATAACGCCCCAGGCTACTTGCCAAGGCTCGGGCCAGAACCAGGCCCATTCCTTCACGGACACTGAGCTGGCGGTCCAGGGTTGCCAGGGCGGTGGTGGCCGGCAGCAAGGACAATCCGGTTGTGCCCGTCGGACGAGCCAAGTTAGCTGGTAATACGTTTCCATTGGCGGCGGCTTGAAACAGTGTATAGGAACTCGGATGCAGATTTTCTGTCTCAAGCCCAAAATAAGCACTGAGTGATCCATGGGGGTCAAAATCTACAAGAAGGACAGCCTCGCCACGATCCACCGCCCAAGCGGCGAGCATAACCGCCGTTGTCGTCTTTCCCACTCCACCCTTTTGATTGGCTACGGTCCAAACGATCATCAATTCCTCGACTCGGTTAATTCGTTTTTCCGCCTGACGTGATTCAGGGCTGATCGGAATGCGCGGCAAGGATATGCAATACCACCCTGCGGTTTTTGTTGCGTCCCTCGGGTGTCGAATTATCAGCCATGGGACGGTGTTCTCCATACCCAACTGCCGACATCCGTTCGGGATTTACACCAAGTTTATTGAATAAATGAACCACGCTCGCCGCACGCCCTGCCGATAATTCCCAATTTGATGGATAACTAACAGAACTGATTGGTTTATCATCAGTGAATCCACCTACCTGGATCGAATTTGGAAAATTTTTTAAAATTTCAGCTAAATCAGTCAGGATTGGTAACGCATTTCGCTCCAGGGAAGTGCTCCCACTCGGAAAGAGGATGCTTGTCTTGATTTCGACTTCCAGCCAAAGTTTATCCCGTCGCACGCCGATGAGATCTTTTTTGATGAAATCCGCGAGGCTCTTCTCAATCTTATCGGAGATAAGGTTGAGATCCTGTTGGTCGGCGGTTTCATTTTCATTCTGGATGATTTTTGGAATCCTGGATAACTCAGGTTTTTCTTCTCCGATCTGAATCGGTTTTATGCTTCTCGGCACTGAATGAAAAGCGGCACCCATGGAATTAAAAAGCACCTGATACTTTCCTTCGTTCACGGACGAGATAGCGTACATCACTACGAAAAAAGCGAACAGCAAAGTGATGAAGTCCGCGTATGAGACTAACCAGCGTTCATGATTTTCGTGCTCTTCGGCGTGTTTCTTGCGGCGTGTAGTAGAGTGAGACGCTTTCCCAGAGGCGTGTGGTCCGCCACGATTGGTAATCACCTTCACTCCCGCCAATGGTGGGGTAACCGATTTTGGATCCGTGGTGCTGGCTTGCGTCTGCAATCTGAATTCCTCGGGCGATATTTCCGGGCGTTCGCGGTTTTCAGGTTCGCCAAGGCGTTCAGGGATTTCTTCATTCATTAATCGAAATTCGGCACGAAAACCTCTGGCTTCAGCCATGATGAGGAAGCGCCGTCCTCCTGTTGTTTTGACTTTGAAATGAAAAGTTGCCAGTCTGTCCCGGCGGTGAGGTAATTTATTCTATGATGTACCCCATCAATTTAATCTCTATTACCCGGAGATTAGTACCTTCGGCGATTCCGATCAGCCCCTCAACGACCATCTGACGGGCTTCGGTCTGGGTCCGAACCACAGATTTGAGTTTATTGGCGATGGGCAGGAAGAGCAAATTCGCGCAGCCCACACCGTAAATGGTAGCTACGAAGGAGGTGGCGATTCCAGGGCCTAGCGTGCCTGGATTGGCTAAATTGTTCATCACATGAATGAGTCCTAGCACCGCGCCAAGGATTCCGATTGTTGGACTGTAGCCCCCCATGCTTTCAAACACTTTCGCGGCACGCAAGTCACGTTCCTCGCGAAGATCCATGTCGAGTTCCAATATTGAGCGGATCAACCCAGGTTCTACGCCATCGACCAGGAGTTGCAAGCCTTTTTTAACAAAAGGATCCCGCTCGGAATCAGAGGCATTCTCAAGACCCAACAGACCGCCCTTGCGGACGGCGGCACCCCATTTCATCAACATTGCCACCATAGCCCGTTGTGGACCTGGCGGAGAACGAAAAATCCAAGGAAGCAAATGGAGGGAATGGATGAATACCGCCAGGGGAGACTGGAGCATCACCGCTCCACTGGTGCCACCA
This genomic interval from Gammaproteobacteria bacterium contains the following:
- a CDS encoding chemotaxis protein MotA, which produces MDTLTIAGLLLGIGGILVGQILEGGHLSTLVNLPAAFIVLGGTSGAVMLQSPLAVFIHSLHLLPWIFRSPPGPQRAMVAMLMKWGAAVRKGGLLGLENASDSERDPFVKKGLQLLVDGVEPGLIRSILELDMDLREERDLRAAKVFESMGGYSPTIGILGAVLGLIHVMNNLANPGTLGPGIATSFVATIYGVGCANLLFLPIANKLKSVVRTQTEARQMVVEGLIGIAEGTNLRVIEIKLMGYIIE
- a CDS encoding chromosome partitioning protein, coding for MIVWTVANQKGGVGKTTTAVMLAAWAVDRGEAVLLVDFDPHGSLSAYFGLETENLHPSSYTLFQAAANGNVLPANLARPTGTTGLSLLPATTALATLDRQLSVREGMGLVLARALASSLGRYDRVLVDCPPMLGVLMINALAAADYLIVPVQTEPLALHGLERMTRTLSMLNRTRRPPLPCLVVPTFYDRRTRISRDTLETLRSSNPLGPSVPLGEIPGRVWEGVIPVDTQLREMGPAGGVLSHMTRPSPGAAAYRELFNVLETIHGTARPRTENFSPSTKRAHV
- a CDS encoding chemotaxis protein MotB; the encoded protein is MAEARGFRAEFRLMNEEIPERLGEPENRERPEISPEEFRLQTQASTTDPKSVTPPLAGVKVITNRGGPHASGKASHSTTRRKKHAEEHENHERWLVSYADFITLLFAFFVVMYAISSVNEGKYQVLFNSMGAAFHSVPRSIKPIQIGEEKPELSRIPKIIQNENETADQQDLNLISDKIEKSLADFIKKDLIGVRRDKLWLEVEIKTSILFPSGSTSLERNALPILTDLAEILKNFPNSIQVGGFTDDKPISSVSYPSNWELSAGRAASVVHLFNKLGVNPERMSAVGYGEHRPMADNSTPEGRNKNRRVVLHILAAHSDQP